The Helianthus annuus cultivar XRQ/B chromosome 15, HanXRQr2.0-SUNRISE, whole genome shotgun sequence genomic sequence TATTGATTATGAGGAGTACTTAATAgatctaatcccgatgtcgatgggagagtTTCAAGTAgttgttgggatggattggctatcttcACACCACGCAAAGGTCGAGTGTTTCCATAAGGAGATAAAGTTAACATCTCCGAGCGGAAAACACGTCACCTTTTTTGGCGAAAAACGAGGCAAGCCTATAATATGCTCGATGTTAAAAGCTCACAAGCTTAAGAAGCATGGATGTAAGGCATTTATGATATACACGAATGAGCCCGAGAAAGAATCACTGAAGATTGGAGACGTAGAGGTGGTACGTGACTTCGaagatgtgtttccggaagatctaccggggataccgcccgaacgggaggtagagttcggaatcgaattggtTCTGGGCGCAAAAACTATAGCAAAAGCGTCGTACCGACTCGCGCCATCGAAGTTACAAGAATTAATGTCGCAAATTCAAGACTTGCTCGACAAGGGATTTATAAGGTCGAGCGTGTCTCCTTGGGCGCGCCAGTATTATTTATGAAAAAGAAGGATAGAAGCATGCGAATGTGTATCaattaccgggagttgaacaaactcacggtaaagaatcgatacccgcttccgaggatagacgatctattcgaccaattacaaggtgcgaatTGGTTTTCGAAAAGCGACCttagatcgggatatcaccaatTAAAAGTCAAAGAAGAGGATgtaccgaagacggctttccgcacgcgatacggacattacgagttcctcgtaaTGTCATTCGGGctgacaaatgcacccgcggctttcatggacctcatgaaccgggtttgcaagccgatgttggataagtcggtaattgtgtttatcgatgacattctggtgTACTCAAGAAGTGAAGCAGATCATGCGGATCACTTACAAGAGGTGCTAGAGACGCTCAGGCGAGAAAGAttgtatgcaaaattctcaaagtgtgccttttggttacaagaggtgcaattcctcggccacatcataagtgccgacggaatattggtagatccgtcaaagattgaggctgtgtcaaaatggaatcctctgaagaatccttcggaaattagaagcttcttaGGACTTGCGGGATATTACAGGatattcatacaggatttctccaagattgcgtcgcCGCTAACTAAGTTAACTTGGAAAGAGGAGAAGTTCATTTGGGGTGTTGAACAAGAAAGGGCATTCCAAACGCTAAAGGAGAAGTTAACCCAGGCTCCGGTATTAACTTTGCCGGACAGAGTTGAAGActtggtggtttattcggatgccTCGCTTTCGGGTCTCGGATGTGTTTTAATTCAACGGGGCAacgttatagcttatgcctcgaggcaattaaaAATGCATGAAAAGAAACATCCCACGCACGATCTCGAATTGGCGGCGGTGGTATtcgcattaaaaatatggaggcactacttatatggggtaaagtgcaccatattcaccgaccacaagagtttaaaatacttcttcgatcagaaggagttaaatatgcgacaaaggcggtGGTTAGAAACGGTAAAGGATTATGACAGTGAGATACATTACCACCCCGCAAGGGCAAATGTTGTGGCGGATGATTTGAGCAGGAAATCGGACTATGTTCCGATACGAGTAAGATCGATGTAGCTTGTTGTAACCTCGAGTCTACTTGAGCGAATCCGAGAAGCAAAAGCCAAGGCAGTGAAAGAAGAAAACCTGAAAAAGGAAAGGATAGTCGGTCAGCTGAAGGATTTGGCGGATGGTAGCCACGGTTTGAAGACTCGATTTGGAAGAATATGGATCCCAAACTCCTGTGGGGTCAAGACGCTTCTActcgatgaagctcataaatcccgttattctattcatccgggtGCAACCAAGATGTTCAATAATTTGAAGCAagactattggtggcccggaatgaagagggATGTAGTGAAGTATGTAAAGAAGTGCTTGACTTgcttacaagtcaaggcggaacaccagaaaccttaTGGAGAACTACAACCGTTGGAAATCCcgatttggaaatgggaacatatcacaATGGACCTGTTGACCAAACTGCCTAGAACGAGTCGGGGATTCGATGCTATATGGATGGTCGTGGATAGATTGACTAAGAGTGCTCACTTTATTCCCATACGTAAGACTTATACTTCGGAAAAGATGTCAGAAGTATATACAAATGAAATAGTGGCACGTCATGGGGTACTGGTATCTATTGTATCAGACAGAGATACCCGCTTCACTTCAAACTTCTGGCGAGATTTCCAAGAATAGATGGGAACAAAACTTTTTATTAGCACtgcataccatcctcagacggatgggcagagtgaaagaacaatacagacgTTGGAGGATATGTTACGGGCATGTATCATCGACTTCGGAGGAAGTTAGGACATTTATCTACCGTTGgccgaattctcgtataataatagttaccatgCAAGCATCGGTATGGCTTTATACGAGATgctatatggtaggaaatgcagaaccccggtgtgttggggtgaagtgggtccgCGTGAATTGGCCCATAAAGACGTAGTTCAGGCCACTAATGAGAAAATCGATGTGGTACGAGCTCATTTGAAAGCAGCCCAAGATAGGCAAAAGTCTTATGCCGATAAAAGACGAAGGCCGATTGAATTTCAGGTAGGCGACAtggttatgttaaaggtttccccatggaagggcgttATCAGATTCAGAAAGAGAGGGAAACTAAGCCCGAGGTTTATCGGGCCATTTAAAATCATTGAACGGGTTGGCAAGGTAGCTTATCGCCTTGAGTTACCGGAAGAGTTGAGTGGAATACATGGCACGTTTCATGTGTCACAACTGCGAAAATGTCTAGCGGAGGAAACAACTTATATCCATTACGATGCTATCGAGGTGGATAATAGCCTGAATTATGCAGTAAGGCCATTAGAGATTCTAGATCGAAAAGTTAAGCACTTGCAAAATAAGAGAATTGATCAAGTTAAGATCAAATGGGAGCATAGGAAGGGTTCAGACACTACATGGgggtccgaagaggagatgcgacgtctctacCCTACACTGTTCGGTACGTACtctggtttcggggacgaaacccttttaaagggggtggacttgtaacgcCCCGAAAATACAAATTCTTATA encodes the following:
- the LOC118487422 gene encoding uncharacterized protein LOC118487422, coding for MVMLKVSPWKGVIRFRKRGKLSPRFIGPFKIIERVGKVAYRLELPEELSGIHGTFHVSQLRKCLAEETTYIHYDAIEVDNSLNYAVRPLEILDRKVKHLQNKRIDQVKIKWEHRKGSDTTWGSEEEMRRLYPTLFGTYSGFGDETLLKGVDL